From a single Leptidea sinapis chromosome 19, ilLepSina1.1, whole genome shotgun sequence genomic region:
- the LOC126969822 gene encoding protein yellow-like isoform X4, with protein MFRDYVPENVLPLGLEIWGSRIWVTLPSWRRGVPATLATVPRFGGSSSPRLVPYPDWSYHRAFNMKQKCSGLTSVFRVNVDDCGRLWVLDSGQIDSQDDPKQICPPSIVVFDLRTDQLLARYIIPEKYVLQDSLFSNIIVDTRTIDCSDLHVYIADTWRFGLLVFRESDKKFWRFSHHLFYPDPLASNYTLHGVNFQWSDGIFGLALSPLYNYEDRILFFHAMSSYREFYVKTSVLRDLHGVNKSVNEFNLVGDSRGLNGQSSASTIDRRGVMFYGLVTRDSIGCWDTRKPYDGKTMGVVAMNADTLIFPNDIKVDQDKRQNVWVISNRLPMFQDGLLNPGDYNYRIMFADTIEAVKGTVCDPSILSLHSLSQTRKLLP; from the exons atgtttag AGACTACGTACCTGAAAATGTACTGCCACTGGGTCTTGAAATATGGGGCTCCCGTATATGGGTAACCCTGCCAAGCTGGAGACGTGGCGTCCCTGCTACTCTTGCAACTGTGCCTCGATTTGGCGGCAGTAGCTCCCCTCGCCTTGTGCCATATCCTGATTGGAGTTATCACAGAGCATTTA ACATGAAACAAAAATGTTCCGGACTGACTTCAGTGTTCAGAGTGAACGTCGATGACTGCGGGAGATTGTGGGTCCTTGATTCGGGCCAAATTGACTCACAAGATGATCCAAAACAAATTTGCCCACCCAGTATTGTTGTTTTCGATTTAAGAACAGACCAACTACTAGCTCGTTACATAATACCTGAGAAGTATGTGCTGCAAGATTCACTATTCTCCAACATTATTGTGGACACAAGAACCATAGACTGTTCCGACCTGCACGTCTACATAGCAGATACCTGGCGGTTTGGTCTTTTAGTGTTTCGCGAGAGTGATAAAAAATTCTGGAGGTTTTCTCATCATTTATTCTACCCTGATCCATTAGCATCCAACTATACTCTTCATGGGGTTAATTTCCAATGGTCTGATGGGATATTTGGTCTTGCTTTGTCCCCTCTGTATAATTACGAAGACCGAATATTATTCTTCCACGCAATGTCCAGCTACAgagaattttatgtaaagaCATCTGTTCTTCGTGATCTCCATGGTGTGAACAAGAGTGTTAATGAATTCAATCTCGTTGGAGATAGTCGAGGGCTGAACGGCCAATCGTCTGCTTCCACGATCGATCGTCGAGGAGTCATGTTTTATGGGTTGGTAACTAGAGACAGTATAGGGTGCTGGGATACAAGGAAACCATACGATGGTAAAACAATGGGTGTTGTCGCAATGAATGCAGATACATTGATATTTCCAAACGACATTAAAGTGGACCAGGATAAGCGACAGAATGTTTGGGTAATATCCAATAGGCTGCCGATGTTCCAGGATGGCTTGTTAAACCCTGGAGATTACAACTATCGGATAATGTTTGCAGATACTATTGAAGCGGTGAAGGGAACTGTTTGCGATCCGAGCATTCTTTCCTTGCACAGTTTATCCCAAACACGAAAATTGTtgccataa
- the LOC126969822 gene encoding protein yellow-like isoform X5: MKQKCSGLTSVFRVNVDDCGRLWVLDSGQIDSQDDPKQICPPSIVVFDLRTDQLLARYIIPEKYVLQDSLFSNIIVDTRTIDCSDLHVYIADTWRFGLLVFRESDKKFWRFSHHLFYPDPLASNYTLHGVNFQWSDGIFGLALSPLYNYEDRILFFHAMSSYREFYVKTSVLRDLHGVNKSVNEFNLVGDSRGLNGQSSASTIDRRGVMFYGLVTRDSIGCWDTRKPYDGKTMGVVAMNADTLIFPNDIKVDQDKRQNVWVISNRLPMFQDGLLNPGDYNYRIMFADTIEAVKGTVCDPSILSLHSLSQTRKLLP, translated from the coding sequence ATGAAACAAAAATGTTCCGGACTGACTTCAGTGTTCAGAGTGAACGTCGATGACTGCGGGAGATTGTGGGTCCTTGATTCGGGCCAAATTGACTCACAAGATGATCCAAAACAAATTTGCCCACCCAGTATTGTTGTTTTCGATTTAAGAACAGACCAACTACTAGCTCGTTACATAATACCTGAGAAGTATGTGCTGCAAGATTCACTATTCTCCAACATTATTGTGGACACAAGAACCATAGACTGTTCCGACCTGCACGTCTACATAGCAGATACCTGGCGGTTTGGTCTTTTAGTGTTTCGCGAGAGTGATAAAAAATTCTGGAGGTTTTCTCATCATTTATTCTACCCTGATCCATTAGCATCCAACTATACTCTTCATGGGGTTAATTTCCAATGGTCTGATGGGATATTTGGTCTTGCTTTGTCCCCTCTGTATAATTACGAAGACCGAATATTATTCTTCCACGCAATGTCCAGCTACAgagaattttatgtaaagaCATCTGTTCTTCGTGATCTCCATGGTGTGAACAAGAGTGTTAATGAATTCAATCTCGTTGGAGATAGTCGAGGGCTGAACGGCCAATCGTCTGCTTCCACGATCGATCGTCGAGGAGTCATGTTTTATGGGTTGGTAACTAGAGACAGTATAGGGTGCTGGGATACAAGGAAACCATACGATGGTAAAACAATGGGTGTTGTCGCAATGAATGCAGATACATTGATATTTCCAAACGACATTAAAGTGGACCAGGATAAGCGACAGAATGTTTGGGTAATATCCAATAGGCTGCCGATGTTCCAGGATGGCTTGTTAAACCCTGGAGATTACAACTATCGGATAATGTTTGCAGATACTATTGAAGCGGTGAAGGGAACTGTTTGCGATCCGAGCATTCTTTCCTTGCACAGTTTATCCCAAACACGAAAATTGTtgccataa